CGATGAGTTCAATCCCAAGCTCTCTGATTTCGGACTTGCTAAAGTTGCACCTGTCGGCGACAGGACACATGTTTCCACCAGGGTGATGGGAACTTATGGTTACTGCGCACCTGATTATGTACTGAGTGGTAAGCTGACTCTCAAGTCTGATATATATAGCTTCGGGGTGCTTTTGTTAGAGTTAATCACTGGGCGAAGGATTTACGATGCATCAAAGGTCGGAGCAGAACAGAATTTATTGACATGGGTAtgtacctctctctctcctttttttttgtatcgcAGGATGCTTATGTCATGCCACATTCTTATCTTAAAGTGCCCCTTTATGTTGGTTCATTAGAagtcttttaaataattttcccTGCATAGACTTTATTCACTTTCTGAACTTTATCCACTCTCAAGTTAAACCTCTCAAaagaaatatgaaatatgataaaaCTCTTTTGTTCACTTAATCCTCCTCTTGACATTCTTAACATTTTCTTGCAGTCGCGCCCTTTCCTCAACGACAGGAGGAGGTTCTCACAACTGGCTGACCCCACGCTGCAAGGCCGGTACCCACCACGTGCCTTCCACCAATTGGTCGTCATCACCTCAATGTGTCTCCAGGAGCAGCCCCATGTTCGCCCCATCATTGGAGACGTGGTTGTGGCCCTTAACCACGTCCAATCCCAGCCGTACATTCTTGAGCCCACCTCAAACACCACAAGTTCCCCTTCTCGTGCGCCTTCACCTCGTTCTGCTGAAACCCCGTCTAGAAGACGCAGAGGTAGAAGAGGCTCTCCATTCGATTAAAGCTACAGTTCTAGACTGGAAAATTTACTGAACAAATCAAAGGAGATGGGGGATGGCATCCTACAAGCTTTTTTGTAGTATATTTATTAGCTTTATGAAGCAGGTGATTGTGTCGAAAGAGAAAAAGTTTCAGctgtttttttttggttcctttCAACCTGGAACGATCGATGTATGTATTCCATTTAGAACTGGTCGTGCTCACAGGATTTGTATATATATCGCTTTTATATAAAATGGCTTTTCGGTCCACGTGATTGTGCTGTTCCTGGGGAATGTTTGGAAATATTGCTGGTTTTGTATTACTGCATCCATTGTCGTGCCTGATATTTGCATTAGCCCAACTAAACGGGATCTATCTATACGAATGCTTCAATTTGTTTTTTGCACTAATCCAATCATTCATCACACTGATAATAGGTAAATATAGTTCCTACGAGCGGTTCCCTGCTTTTAAAAGATTTGttgcaaaaatataatatagtatcCGGTGCGAACATGATCGTTTGTATATTTAGCTCAAATAATCACTTtttatttctacttttatttttactcCTTATTGTACATCAAAtgcttttttttggttcaattcCCCCACAAGTTGACTCTACGACCATGCTCCTTCCTCCTTTTAGTAGAAGAATAAGAGTTACTTTATAAATTGAATATATCTGTTTCTTATGTTCTTGACATAGCAGTACACCAAAACCGCACATCCTCTTCGTAATCTTCTCCAAGTATGCGTACTTCCTTTGATACAGCAGTACAGCCCAAACCAAGTGCCAAAAGGTCAATTCCGGCCACAGGCAACGCGGCGTGTACAACAAGCAGAACGCCGTCTGCCAAAGAAGAAAATTACTCAGCCGCGTCTCCCCTGCAGTCCTGATCAGTATGTCTGGTGCCGGGTGATTCGCGAAGTACATCTTTTGCTCTAAATCGCCCGCTGTGATTAGCCCATTCGCAATCTTCTCTCTTCCCTTGTTATTTTTAGCTTCCTCCCACAATCCTTCGACACCGTGCATAATCTCGTCGGTTGAAGTGTAGCAGAGGCATACAAAGACCACCAGCCTCTTGTTCTTCGCGGTCATGGCCATCAGCTTCTCTGCTGCTTTTCTCATGGATTCATCCAGTAGAGTCAATCTACCGAGGAATTTGATTCTTACATCCAAGTCGTTCACGGTGTTCATGTCCTCGATGATCGCATCCATCTTCTCCTTGACTAGATCCATAACGAGTTGCACCTGTCGAAATTAAACGAATCAGCTGTTTTATATGGTAGCAGAACAAGAGAGTCTGAGTTGGGAAATCGGTTGTTTAACGTGACCTCTGTAGGCTTTCGTTTGAAGTTGTCGATGCTGAACGCAAAGACGGTCACAAACTCTACACCCATCTCACAGCAGTATCTGAGAATCGACATGAGATTGCAGAATCCTCTCTGATAAATCTCACCATCCGTGAAGTTCCACTTTTTGGCGTACTGGCGATTGCCGTCGAGTATGAACGCTATGTGGCGCGGCATTGGGCTGTAGGAGAGCACTCGGATGAAGCATCTGCATAAAAGGCTGTAGAAAACATGAAAGAGCTGCGCAGGAATGAGTTGGTCTCCCATTCTAGCAACCTGCAGCTGAAACTGTATAATGTGTTATTACCAATTAATTTAGTAACTAAGACCTAGCAATGACTCAACGAGTGATAATAAGAAAATGTACATTGTTATAGAGGCGAAGCTATATCTATTGTTCAAGAGGAATGTTGCTTGCATGAGCGTGAAACACTGAAACCGAAAACAGCGGCAGTAGAGTCGTTGAATTCGGGTGGCGGGAATGTCTTACGTGTGACTGGTGCCCCATTGGCTCTGCTTttggaattttttcttttttttgggattttttttttctttttttgggtaaCATTTTTGCTTTCATAACTTCAACAACAAACAACACAAcgatatttagaaattaaaaagaataagatCTCATTTgagttccttttttttgtgtgttttttttttttttttatttactccaGTTCTCTACAATTGAATGATAGGTTGGGCCCGGTCCAGTCGACAACTTCTAGACCTACTTTAAGCCTAAGCCCAGTCCCAAATGTGGTTGAACGGGGTCCCTTTTTTCTATCTGAAAAATTGGACGGTCCTGATCGATAATTTTCAAACGGATCTCAAATCTAACCCGTCCATCACCCAGGGCCGCCTCTTCTCGCGGTCATGGTCATCCCGCCTCCCAAAAGCGAGTTCCATTGTAGAGTGAACCGAGCTAGACACTATAAATACACTAGAGCCCCTGTCactctcgcctctctctctttctctctcgagtctcttcttcgtctctctctatctcaatATCTCTTCTTCAACTCTCTCTCATCGTCGTGGCAATGGCTTCGCGTTCCAGAAGCTTCTCGAGCTGCGGATTCCTTCTACTCGTCGTCGCGATCCAGGAAAGggctcttcctcttcttttctcctcgTTCGTGCTTTGTGGGAATCTCGATGGTCGTATCTCCTGCTTCTGATTTCTCGATCGCAAGATTCTGCGTAAATCGATAtctatttccctttttttggttcttttttttttttttgttactttcGTCTGGGATCGCATTGCCCCGATTCATGCTCGAGTTGGGGTCTAAGATCGTGATCGGCATTACATGTGTAGTTTCATTTGATTCTGATCTCGATCGTGAGTCGTTTTAGGGTTTAAGAGTGGTTTCGAGAACGATGAGGATTTGAGGATCATAGAAATGTACGAAGCTTGATGCTCTGATAGGCCGATATTAGTCTTGGTGTTGTATCCGTGGAGGCTATGtgtttcttttgctttcttgGCTATCGTAGACAGTAGGAATCTGTTTATAACAATGTTATGTAACACATCATGGATGATGATCTCGTAGATAATATTAACTCTAATTTTCCGTAGGAATTTGTACACGAGTATTCAAATAGTTCTTAATATGTGAAGAACTCCTGATTTACGtatgtttttttcctttggtaTGTTGATTGTTGTCACTAAATGTTTGTGGTTTGAAATCTGACTaaatacaacaaaaaagaaaaaaaaatttcctaagATCAGTAAAAAGAGATGCAACATGGCACTGCCTGAGGGTTTAGAGATACGTTTGCATTCTCTTATTAGACATTGCTTAAAAGAACTCTAGGTGAACATTTTGGCTATTCTTGTCCTTTCATGCTTgcattctttaaaatttgagtaattaaagaaaaagagtaatTAATAGTATGTTTGGTTTGTATCTCATGGTTTGTTTAAAATCTATACAGTTTTGGATCCTTGTGCACTCAGTCGGCTCAGAAAAGTCAGATACTGTCTCCCTGAGTTTTCGTTTCGGTGCCTCAAGAAGGTTCGTTACTTAAAACATTTCAAATTGGAAGGTTGTGAACTTCATCAATCTTACAT
This genomic window from Ananas comosus cultivar F153 linkage group 3, ASM154086v1, whole genome shotgun sequence contains:
- the LOC109707847 gene encoding rubber cis-polyprenyltransferase HRT2-like — its product is MELAFGRRDDHDREKRRPWVMDGCFIRVLSYSPMPRHIAFILDGNRQYAKKWNFTDGEIYQRGFCNLMSILRYCCEMGVEFVTVFAFSIDNFKRKPTEVQLVMDLVKEKMDAIIEDMNTVNDLDVRIKFLGRLTLLDESMRKAAEKLMAMTAKNKRLVVFVCLCYTSTDEIMHGVEGLWEEAKNNKGREKIANGLITAGDLEQKMYFANHPAPDILIRTAGETRLSNFLLWQTAFCLLYTPRCLWPELTFWHLVWAVLLYQRKYAYLEKITKRMCGFGVLLCQEHKKQIYSIYKVTLILLLKGGRSMVVESTCGGIEPKKSI